The genomic window gagaggtggcaAGGCTCTCCCACGAATCTGGCCTCTGGAAGGGACAGAGTCGGGAAAGAGGGACCCAGAGGTGGGCAAGGGGAGTATCAAGGACAGACAATGGCCACTGAGAAGCctggccagggagggaggaaggcaacCAGGAGATGGCAGTGTCCTAGAGGCCCAGGACGTGAGAAGTTCACGGGGCACAGGTGACAGCTGGAGGGGGGACCGATGACACAAAGACCCTAGTCACTTTACAAGTCAGTGAAGTGAGAGCCTTGGAGAGGGGACCCCAGGAGGTCTGGACCTGCCTCTTGTCACCAGCCGGGAAGCCTCTGTCACCCGCCTATGTAGTTgccaaggagagcagcagcccGTGATCCGCCCTGGTCCCTGGAGGGCATCATCGACACACTCCTGTTGTCCCTCCTCAGACCCATCAGGAAGACAGGTGAACGCCCCACCCAGAGACCAGGTGGCTCCATccgagggctgctgggggtgttGGTCAGGGTCACACAAAACCAGGGACGTGCAAGACCTCAGCAGGCACTTGGCACCATGAACTTTTCCAAGACACGCAGGAGCCACATGGCCCTTTGTTTGCTCTGGCAGCGGCCCTGCCCTACAAACCCACCCACCCACTGCCTCCAGCAGGACTCCGGGTGGTGGCCCATACAGGCCACCAGCTGTCCTCACAGACCCTCACATCCTGCATCCAGTTCCTACCTGGTCCACCAGGCCTGGGCCAGCAACCAGCAGGTGACAGCTGCAATGGAGATGAGGCTGCTCCCTAGCACCACGATGGCTCCCTGGGGCAGCTGTCCTGTGAGGGAGGCAGACGGCGGAGCTAGCACCCCTTCCCAGTGCCCTTCCTTGCTCTTGGCCGTGGCAAGGCGGAGCTCTTTCACCCCCGTGGTGGCCCTACCAGGAAGTGCCAGCGGCCCGTCTGGGAACCAAGGGGTTCTCTCACCTGGGGGCACCAGCTTGAAGGGGCTGAACTGGACACTGATGTCATTTTCAGCCTGGCACTGGAGCCTGGTGGACTTGTTGGTAAGGGTGAAGGTGAACTTGGCCGGCTGACCATAGTTCGGCCTCTGCTGCGTGTGGACGGTCCCATCCTTCCCGACCAGGCTGTAGGTGATGGGTGGGCTGCCCGAGGACACCTGGCAGGAAATCTCTACCCTGGGGCCCGACCCTCTGTCCAGCAAGGTGAAGTTAGCTTGCAGCTGGGACACGGGCTCTGGAAGGCGGAAGACGTTAGTTAGCATAGGCATGGCTGGGTGACTTTCGCACCCTCTCCCCAGCAAATTCCCTTGTTATGGAATGCCTCCTGAGCTTGGAGGCCTAACTGTTATTgctccctcctccaggcagccttccgGATTACTCCCTCCGTCTCTCGTGTCTGAGCTTCTACTCTACTTGCAGTGTATACTACACAATTTCGCGTTTGGCATATTCTGGGTTGTTGGGCTTACTGACTAAAAATACATACAGGATccctagttaaatttgaatttcaggtgaATAATGAAAAACTTTTTAGTATGACTAACTCTGTCCTGTGCAAAATTTATCTGGCAGCCCTATTTATATTCTTTCAGTCTTGGCTCTTTTACTAGAAGAGTTCCTTCCGAGCAGAAACTGTCACTTCTAAGAGTCTAGATTCTAGAAACCCCCGGGGCCTTCAGCCTAATGCTATAAACAGACTTACAGATGAGTAACAACCACCACCCCTTGTGGCATACTGACCACCTACTAGAAGCTTCTGCTGaatccctcctgccctcctgggcTAGGaactattactatttttgttttgcagATGAAACAACCAGGCCGGACAGAAGTTGACTGACTTGCCCAAGACCCACCGCCTGCTAAGTGTGGAGACTTGAATCTTGACCATAAGCCTCCAGGCCCTGAGCCCTCCTACACCAGGCTGGCTCCTCTCAGGGAGGAGGTCAGGGAGCCCCCGGGGGCCACCACTGGCCTGGGCAACACCCTCcagtctcctcctccccaccaactACAGCCTGTGCCTCCCACCAGGAGGGATGTCCCACCAGAAGTGGGATGAATACAGATTTTAGAGCTGAACAGAGTGGGGGTTTGAA from Mustela nigripes isolate SB6536 chromosome 16, MUSNIG.SB6536, whole genome shotgun sequence includes these protein-coding regions:
- the C16H17orf99 gene encoding protein IL-40 isoform X3, encoding MWLLLLLCWAVMVTSSFSVEPEVGQGTEVAKKMVKTGDPASFSINITLKSRPDLLTYSCQAASPEGTHSASTKLQMYWELWTKPVSQLQANFTLLDRGSGPRVEISCQVSSGSPPITYSLVGKDGTVHTQQRPNYGQPAKFTFTLTNKSTRLQCQAENDISVQFSPFKLVPPGQLPQGAIVVLGSSLISIAAVTCWLLAQAWWTRL
- the C16H17orf99 gene encoding protein IL-40 isoform X4, which encodes MPWWVPWWVSWWVPWLAEIADGQGTEVAKKMVKTGDPASFSINITLKSRPDLLTYSCQAASPEGTHSASTKLQMYWELWTKPVSQLQANFTLLDRGSGPRVEISCQVSSGSPPITYSLVGKDGTVHTQQRPNYGQPAKFTFTLTNKSTRLQCQAENDISVQFSPFKLVPPGQLPQGAIVVLGSSLISIAAVTCWLLAQAWWTRL